Proteins encoded by one window of Cyprinus carpio isolate SPL01 chromosome B6, ASM1834038v1, whole genome shotgun sequence:
- the mitfa gene encoding melanocyte inducing transcription factor a — MLEMLEYSHYQVQTHLENPSKYHIQQTQRQQVKHYLSSALGAKLSPQASTGPGPSQPTEHGMPPGPGASAPNSPMALLTLNCEKEMDDVIEDIISLESSYNDDILGFMDAGLQMTNTIPVSANLLDMYNNHALPPTGVTINNSCPSNLPAVKRELSVTPAPGMMHIMDKPGSCGTFDTYQRPEGFPVAEVRALVKERQKKDNHNLIERRRRFNINDRIKELGTLIPKSNDPDMRWNKGTILKASVDYIRKLQKEQQKAKELENRQKRLEHANRHLLLRIQELEMQARAHGLTVVASPSLYSTDLVARAIKQEPGMGDCTSDLYPHLPSPDLSRPTTLDLNNGTISYNDSPTEEEEPGVYDSPTKASTKLEDMLMDNNLSPVGSSDPLLSSGSPIPSNSSGSSSMDEHENGC; from the exons ATGTTGGAGATGCTAGAGTACAGCCACTACCAG GTGCAGACCCACCTGGAGAACCCATCGAAGTACCACATCCAGCAGACCCAGAGGCAGCAGGTGAAGCATTACCTGTCCAGTGCACTGGGAGCCAAGCTAAGTCCACAGGCCAGCACAGGGCCCGGCCCCAGCCAACCCACAGAGCACGGCATGCCCCCTGGACCAGGAGCCAGTGCTCCTAATAGCCCTATGGCCCTTCTCACCCTCAACTGTGAGAAAGAG ATGGATGATGTAATTGAAGACATCATAAGTTTGGAATCAAGCTACAACGATGACATTCTAGGATTCATGGATGCAGGACTTCAAATGACTAATACG ATTCCAGTTTCTGCAAACCTGTTGGACATGTACAACAATCATGCTCTTCCTCCAACTGGGGTTACCATTAACAACTCCTGCCCGTCTAACCTACCGGCCGTCAAAAGGGAATTATCTG ttACCCCAGCACCTGGCATGATGCACATAATGGACAAGCCTGGATCATGTGGCACGTTTGACACTTATCAAAGGCCTGAAGGCTTTCCAGTAG CAGAGGTCAGAGCCTTGGTaaaagagagacaaaagaaaGACAACCACAACCTCA TTGAAAGAAGGCGGCGTTTTaatataaatgacagaattaaggAGCTGGGGACATTAATTCCCAAGTCAAATGATCC AGACATGAGGTGGAATAAGGGCACCATCCTAAAAGCTTCAGTGGATTATATCAGGAAACTCCAGAAAGAGCAGCAAAAAGCAAAAGAGCTGGAAAACAGACAAAAGAGACTAGAACATGCAAACAGACATCTCCTCCTTCGTATTCAG GAGCTTGAGATGCAAGCTCGCGCTCATGGACTCACCGTTGTAGCCTCACCCAGCCTTTATTCCACCGACCTGGTGGCTCGAGCCATCAAACAAGAGCCTGGTATGGGGGACTGCACGTCTGATTTGTACCCACACCTCCCCAGTCCTGACCTGTCCCGTCCTACCACTCTGGACCTCAACAACGGCACCATCAGCTACAACGACAGCCCCACAGAAGAAGAGGAACCGGGGGTCTACGACAGCCCCACCAAGGCCTCCACCAAGCTGGAGGACATGCTCATGGACAACAACCTGTCTCCAGTAGGCAGCAGTGACCCCCTGCTGTCCTCCGGCTCCCCCATCCCATCCAACAGCAGCGGCAGCAGCAGTATGGATGAACATGAAAATGGCTGTTAG